In candidate division Zixibacteria bacterium HGW-Zixibacteria-1, the following are encoded in one genomic region:
- the corA gene encoding magnesium and cobalt transport protein CorA — protein MIRSLLWRPGQPVEKIDGIADFDAMFAQPEAVLWVDMIDPNDQESFILTHDFHFHPLAIEDVIEEEDAISELSRSKIDDYKNYIYAEFSLTDGITHDEGIKLQEVHLFLTKNTVVTVRDENHRIFNYLLNKALRDDRLMSRGAEFLFHNLLDVMVDNYNSILEYFEKEVDAIEDDVLEEPDEETVKNIFTLRRDIYDLKRIVLPQREMLLQISRGQFPLISERAALYFRDIHDHLTRIIELSESHRDTLISALEVYFSNVSTKTNQIIKILTIFTVILMPPTFLVGLWGMNFRYMPELEWKYGYLIFWAILIIITLIMVLFFKRKKWI, from the coding sequence ATGATCAGATCGCTTTTATGGAGACCGGGTCAGCCGGTCGAGAAAATCGATGGTATCGCTGATTTTGATGCCATGTTTGCCCAGCCCGAGGCGGTTTTATGGGTCGATATGATAGATCCCAATGACCAGGAGTCATTTATTCTGACGCATGATTTCCATTTTCACCCTCTGGCCATCGAAGACGTTATCGAGGAAGAAGATGCGATATCGGAACTGTCGCGTTCCAAGATCGATGATTATAAGAATTATATATATGCCGAATTCTCGCTGACCGACGGGATAACTCATGATGAGGGAATAAAACTCCAGGAAGTCCATCTCTTCCTGACAAAAAATACCGTTGTAACCGTCCGCGACGAGAATCATCGAATATTTAATTATCTTCTTAATAAGGCACTGCGGGATGACCGCCTGATGTCGCGCGGGGCGGAATTTTTGTTTCACAACCTGCTGGATGTCATGGTTGATAATTATAACAGCATCCTGGAGTATTTCGAAAAGGAAGTCGATGCCATCGAGGATGATGTCCTGGAAGAGCCGGATGAGGAAACGGTCAAGAATATCTTTACACTGCGCCGCGATATTTATGATCTCAAGCGAATTGTGCTTCCACAGCGCGAGATGCTGCTCCAGATCAGCCGCGGGCAGTTTCCGCTTATTTCGGAACGGGCCGCTCTTTATTTCCGTGATATCCATGACCATCTGACGCGAATTATAGAACTATCTGAATCACACAGAGATACTTTGATTTCCGCGCTGGAAGTTTATTTCTCCAATGTTTCCACGAAGACCAATCAGATTATCAAAATTTTGACCATTTTCACCGTTATACTTATGCCTCCGACATTTCTGGTCGGTTTGTGGGGGATGAACTTTCGGTACATGCCGGAACTGGAATGGAAGTACGGCTATCTTATTTTCTGGGCGATTCTTATAATTATCACCTTAATTATGGTTCTGTTCTTTAAGCGGAAGAAGTGGATTTAA
- a CDS encoding aerotolerance regulator BatA, with amino-acid sequence MFRFAGFHITLFEQDIYIPALVIFAVCATIIALMIYFNLKKRRYHSASIKYSDLKIVKRSVRTGRQKLRFILPILRILALVLFVVAFARPQAGTENREVSSEGIDIMLALDVSGSMKAEDFKPHNRLYVAKEEIKKFVQKRTSDRIGLVIFSQSSFTQCPLTLDYGILLNFLDQVKFGMIKDGTAIGMALANCVNRLRESPSKSKVIILLTDGVNNAGQIDPLTAATIAKTMNVKIYTIGAGKPGNAMYPVDDPIFGKRYIYMPNEIDEETLQQIAQKTGGKYFRARSEKELEDIYSEIDSMEKTEIKVSEYVQYRELFSMFVMFGFGLLVLEMFLSQTVFRKIP; translated from the coding sequence ATGTTTAGATTTGCCGGCTTCCATATAACATTATTCGAGCAGGATATTTATATCCCGGCTCTGGTTATTTTTGCAGTCTGCGCGACCATAATCGCCTTGATGATTTATTTCAATCTAAAGAAGCGGCGGTATCATTCGGCATCGATAAAATATTCCGATTTGAAAATAGTCAAAAGATCAGTCAGAACCGGCCGCCAGAAACTTCGCTTTATTCTGCCTATTCTGAGGATATTGGCGCTGGTTTTGTTCGTCGTCGCTTTCGCCCGTCCGCAGGCCGGGACCGAGAATCGTGAGGTTTCATCCGAGGGAATCGATATCATGCTGGCGCTTGATGTCTCCGGCTCGATGAAGGCGGAAGATTTCAAGCCGCATAATCGGCTGTATGTGGCCAAGGAAGAGATCAAGAAATTCGTGCAGAAACGAACCAGTGACCGGATCGGTTTGGTAATATTCTCCCAGTCGTCATTTACGCAGTGCCCGCTGACTCTTGATTACGGTATCCTGCTGAATTTCCTCGATCAGGTTAAATTCGGCATGATCAAGGACGGCACCGCCATCGGCATGGCGCTGGCCAACTGCGTTAACCGCCTGCGGGAATCGCCGTCCAAGTCAAAAGTGATAATTTTGCTTACTGATGGCGTCAATAATGCCGGCCAGATCGATCCGCTTACCGCGGCCACCATTGCCAAGACGATGAATGTTAAAATTTATACGATCGGCGCCGGCAAGCCGGGTAATGCCATGTATCCGGTCGATGATCCGATTTTCGGTAAACGTTATATATATATGCCGAATGAGATTGATGAAGAGACCCTTCAGCAGATAGCACAGAAGACGGGCGGCAAATATTTTCGCGCCCGCTCGGAAAAAGAACTTGAAGATATTTATTCTGAGATTGACAGTATGGAAAAAACCGAGATCAAAGTCAGCGAGTATGTTCAGTATCGAGAGCTGTTTTCCATGTTTGTCATGTTTGGCTTCGGTTTGCTGGTTCTGGAAATGTTCCTGAGCCAGACAGTATTCAGGAAAATACCGTAA
- a CDS encoding DUF58 domain-containing protein, whose translation MDQKELFKKIRRIEIRTKRLVNDLFSGEYHSTFKGQGMEFEEVRQYQPGDDIRLIDWNVTARTGYPHVKKFREERELSVIFLVDASSSGAFGTRERYKADAAAELCAVLSFSAVKNNDKVGMIIFTDKIEKFIPPKKGKSHVLRLVREVLHFKPEGTRTDISGALEYFNRVIKKKSVVFLISDFLSEDYMTPLRIANRKHDVIALKISDPRELQFENVGLIELEDAETGETLLIDTASDAFRSDFAAQAEADNFGLKRSLRLINLDFIQIITNQSYILPLINFFKMREKRH comes from the coding sequence ATGGATCAGAAAGAGCTTTTCAAGAAAATCAGGCGGATCGAAATCCGTACCAAACGGCTGGTAAATGATCTTTTCTCGGGTGAGTACCATTCCACCTTCAAAGGGCAGGGAATGGAATTCGAGGAGGTCCGGCAATACCAGCCGGGCGATGATATTCGCCTGATTGACTGGAACGTCACCGCCCGAACGGGCTACCCCCACGTGAAGAAATTTCGCGAGGAGCGTGAACTTTCGGTTATCTTTCTGGTCGATGCTTCATCATCGGGCGCTTTCGGTACCCGCGAGCGGTACAAAGCCGACGCCGCCGCCGAACTTTGTGCCGTGCTTTCATTCTCGGCGGTCAAGAACAACGATAAGGTCGGGATGATAATTTTTACCGACAAGATCGAGAAATTCATCCCGCCCAAAAAAGGGAAGTCGCATGTTCTTCGCCTGGTCAGAGAGGTCCTTCATTTCAAGCCTGAGGGGACGCGGACCGACATATCCGGTGCGCTGGAATATTTCAATCGGGTCATCAAGAAAAAGTCGGTGGTGTTCCTGATTTCGGATTTCCTGTCGGAGGATTACATGACGCCGCTTCGGATCGCCAACCGCAAACATGATGTGATTGCCCTTAAGATATCCGACCCGCGCGAATTGCAGTTCGAAAATGTCGGGTTGATTGAACTTGAGGATGCCGAAACGGGGGAGACACTTCTGATTGATACGGCTTCGGACGCCTTCCGAAGCGATTTTGCGGCTCAGGCCGAGGCGGATAATTTCGGTTTGAAGCGATCATTGCGACTGATAAACCTGGATTTTATCCAAATTATCACCAATCAGTCGTACATACTGCCGCTGATCAACTTTTTCAAAATGAGGGAGAAAAGGCATTAA
- a CDS encoding ATPase — protein sequence MNKDIEQIQAVVEKESVFVEKLLSQISNVIVGQKYMVERLLMGILADGHVLLEGVPGLAKTLSVKTLSDAIDTKFRRIQFTPDLLPADLIGTMIYNPQKGEFSVKKGPIFSNIILADEINRAPAKVQSALLEAMQERQVTIGDNTYKLDEPFLVLATQNPIEQEGTYPLPEAQVDRFMLKLKVTYPTPSEEREIMDRMTTGKPIKVDKVITPQDIVNARKVISEIYVDDKVKKYILNIVFATREPEKYGLASIKDFISYGASPRATIYLNLAAKAHAFLRGRGYITPEDIKAIGPDVLRHRIIITYEAEAEEKTSDDIVQQLFDTIEVP from the coding sequence ATGAACAAGGACATTGAACAGATTCAGGCGGTTGTCGAGAAGGAATCGGTATTTGTCGAAAAATTGCTTTCACAAATCAGTAACGTAATTGTCGGCCAGAAATATATGGTGGAGCGACTGCTGATGGGCATTCTGGCCGACGGCCATGTGCTGCTGGAAGGTGTCCCCGGTCTGGCCAAGACCCTTTCGGTTAAGACCTTGTCGGATGCCATTGATACGAAATTCCGGCGCATACAATTTACGCCCGATCTTCTCCCGGCCGATCTTATCGGCACCATGATATATAATCCCCAGAAGGGGGAATTTTCGGTCAAGAAGGGTCCGATATTTTCGAATATCATCCTGGCCGATGAAATCAACCGTGCTCCCGCCAAGGTGCAGTCGGCCTTGCTGGAAGCAATGCAGGAGCGCCAGGTGACAATCGGGGATAATACATATAAGCTGGATGAGCCGTTTCTGGTCCTGGCTACCCAGAACCCGATTGAGCAGGAAGGCACTTATCCGCTTCCGGAAGCGCAGGTCGACCGTTTTATGCTCAAGCTGAAAGTTACCTACCCGACCCCATCCGAGGAGCGTGAAATAATGGACCGGATGACCACCGGCAAACCGATCAAGGTCGATAAAGTGATTACACCCCAGGATATTGTCAACGCCAGAAAAGTCATTTCGGAAATTTATGTCGATGACAAGGTCAAGAAATATATCCTGAATATCGTCTTTGCCACTCGCGAACCGGAAAAATACGGTCTGGCATCAATAAAGGACTTTATCAGTTACGGCGCATCACCCCGCGCCACCATATATCTGAACCTGGCGGCCAAGGCGCATGCTTTCCTCAGGGGCCGGGGATACATCACGCCCGAGGATATCAAAGCTATCGGTCCCGATGTCCTGCGACACCGGATAATTATCACCTATGAGGCCGAAGCCGAGGAAAAGACCTCGGATGATATCGTACAGCAGTTGTTTGACACTATTGAAGTGCCATGA